TCTTTGAATtaaatatttgtcttctttttggGTCCGGAATTTGTAAATCTCATTTTTTTAGCTGGTCCTCATGCTCTACTATAAGATCCCCTCTTCCCTTCTGGATCCTGGGTCCCCATTCTTACCACCCCAGTGGAGGACGAGGTCCTGCCCTCCTAGGCTGCTGTGCTTCACCCTGCAGGCCAGGCCAGCTGCCTCCACAGCTGCCACATCCAGGGTTGCTCTGAGATACCACGTCCCATCAGCATTGGGCAGGATGTCACCTCTCTGAGTGCCCAGCTGCTCCTGGTCACCTCGCATCCACATCACCCACACGGGCTTTGGGTAGAAGCCAGACACATGGCACACCAGCAGCAGACGGCCAGGACCAGTACTGGGGCCACTGGACAGCCAGGCCTCAGGCTTCACTGCAAAGAACAGAAAAGGCATCCAGACACAGACTCTAACATAGACTATGATGTTGAGAACTCCATGTAAGACTACCAAGACACATCGTTCCCACTTCTGGAAATGTCACTCATTATCCAATTCTCTTTTTATCCCGAATTTGACTTTAACATAGAAAAATTCTTTGAGATAGGCTACAAGACTGACCTTGTCGCTGGAGATAAGTCTTCCCTGCATCAAGGAGACCCAAGGTGAAACGTGGGCAGGTGTCACTGATGAGCTTATGTATCGTATGTTTGAAGGCTGGGCTGAGATTGAGCAGTAGGCAGGCTTGCTGGGCTTTTTCCCCACCCTTTGGGGATGGTAAGAATGTCTCATTCTGAAAGCTCATGAACTCAAATCCTTGGATTGCTATCTGCAGGAAGCCTACAAAGGCCTTCCCAGAATGCAGTTCACAGCCTAGTGTAACCTGTAGATCAAAGGAATCTGGAGGAAGAGGAGTAAtgaattagaggagaaaaataagaaaactggaGTGAGCAGAAGCCAAAGACAATAGATGCAGAA
This region of Ictidomys tridecemlineatus isolate mIctTri1 chromosome 11, mIctTri1.hap1, whole genome shotgun sequence genomic DNA includes:
- the LOC101964526 gene encoding T-cell surface glycoprotein CD1a; amino-acid sequence: MLFLLLPLLTALFPGGDSEGGKNSFASGFEEPVSYHLIQISSFHNHSWKHLGSGWLGELETHSWNSSSGTIIFLYPWSRGNFSNNELMDLEKFFHTYFTNHQEFYISLLMFKGEFNSFDLQVTLGCELHSGKAFVGFLQIAIQGFEFMSFQNETFLPSPKGGEKAQQACLLLNLSPAFKHTIHKLISDTCPRFTLGLLDAGKTYLQRQVKPEAWLSSGPSTGPGRLLLVCHVSGFYPKPVWVMWMRGDQEQLGTQRGDILPNADGTWYLRATLDVAAVEAAGLACRVKHSSLGGQDLVLHWAPHRSLGLVLLEVIVALALLTGLGFWLREHWTYREAPGRAFLLK